One segment of Nostoc piscinale CENA21 DNA contains the following:
- a CDS encoding AAA family ATPase, producing MSIDPVVNALKSLAKPAASLVINQAQRKESVVRLLKQFNFDPIQPPRDVDGVYVYSLIKYGVDKPEAILNLFREKEIKKAFWSAYTSNNPLGFYKEVEKFLQQKNLKVDIQRSRIDLRSELEEFGEKFIEVAKESCSTDFQPYPEWNLDEYPTEFKSLIKEKIRSFRGRQFVFDTFQKFRNQHSRGYFTVVGDAGMGKSTIAAKYVRDNKSPCYFNIRSDGRNRAELFLESIRKQLIKRYQLQNVEKANLADLLEQVSKKLPAGEHLAIVVDALDEVEQETGGNLLDLPTALPENIYFFLTRRPYTIDKKRLSALDVPTEELDLRASQYASLSLKDIKEYIWFFLDIDPDYKNAIRQWIQNRNIFEQDFVEQVATKSENNFMYLRYVLPGIAKGEYNNLSLRQLPDGLQQYYQVHWERMKMDDELQNLKVFILFILVEIGTPIPSEMIAAIAKQEEYHVQLVLDEWVEYLKLQNIKGENCYSIYHASFLDFLKGKRVLDSRRKLFQEVNQGITEYLIREMA from the coding sequence ATGAGTATTGACCCTGTAGTTAATGCCCTTAAAAGTCTTGCTAAACCTGCGGCTTCTTTAGTTATTAATCAAGCTCAACGTAAAGAAAGCGTAGTTAGACTTTTAAAACAATTCAATTTTGATCCAATACAACCACCCAGAGATGTTGATGGCGTTTATGTTTATTCTTTAATTAAGTATGGTGTAGATAAGCCAGAAGCAATTTTAAATCTTTTTAGAGAGAAAGAAATTAAAAAGGCTTTTTGGAGTGCTTATACTTCTAACAATCCCTTGGGTTTTTACAAAGAAGTAGAAAAGTTTTTGCAGCAAAAAAATTTAAAAGTCGATATTCAACGATCGAGAATTGATCTGCGATCAGAGTTAGAAGAGTTTGGCGAAAAATTTATTGAAGTTGCTAAAGAAAGTTGCTCTACTGATTTTCAGCCTTATCCTGAATGGAATTTAGACGAGTATCCCACAGAATTTAAGTCATTAATTAAAGAAAAAATTCGCTCGTTTCGCGGTCGCCAATTTGTATTTGACACATTTCAGAAGTTTCGCAACCAACATTCTAGAGGTTATTTTACTGTGGTGGGTGATGCAGGGATGGGGAAAAGTACCATTGCTGCTAAATACGTCAGGGACAATAAATCACCATGCTATTTTAATATTCGCTCCGATGGTCGTAATCGTGCCGAGCTATTTCTAGAAAGTATTCGCAAACAATTAATTAAACGTTACCAGTTGCAAAATGTCGAGAAGGCTAATTTAGCTGATTTATTAGAACAGGTTAGCAAAAAACTACCTGCTGGTGAACATCTGGCAATTGTAGTTGATGCACTCGATGAAGTAGAACAAGAAACAGGCGGAAATCTTTTAGATTTACCAACGGCACTTCCTGAAAATATCTATTTTTTCCTAACTAGAAGACCATATACTATAGATAAAAAACGCTTGTCAGCACTAGATGTCCCGACAGAAGAGCTAGATTTAAGGGCAAGTCAGTATGCTAGTTTAAGCCTTAAAGACATTAAAGAATATATTTGGTTCTTCTTAGATATTGATCCAGACTATAAGAATGCAATTAGACAATGGATTCAAAACCGCAATATTTTTGAGCAAGATTTTGTTGAGCAGGTAGCAACTAAAAGTGAAAATAACTTTATGTACCTGCGTTATGTTTTGCCAGGAATTGCTAAAGGTGAATATAATAACCTAAGTCTAAGGCAATTACCCGATGGTCTACAACAATATTATCAAGTCCATTGGGAGCGGATGAAAATGGATGACGAACTCCAGAACTTAAAAGTATTTATTCTATTTATTTTAGTGGAGATTGGCACACCAATTCCCTCCGAAATGATAGCGGCTATTGCCAAACAAGAAGAATATCATGTGCAATTAGTTTTAGATGAGTGGGTTGAGTACTTGAAGCTGCAAAATATTAAAGGAGAAAACTGCTACAGCATTTATCACGCTAGTTTTTTAGACTTCTTGAAAGGAAAAAGGGTTTTAGATTCTAGACGAAAGTTATTTCAAGAAGTTAATCAAGGCATTACAGAATACCTGATCAGGGAGATGGCGTGA
- a CDS encoding serine protease — MKFNYLLTPALIGVAVAIVQPQMAVALSSTEVSKIAKAMTVLIENQNGSGSGVIIRREGDTYTVLTAKHVLENPDKYAVVTPDDSRYELKYDTVKKMPGVDLAIGQFTSSKTYPVAKLGNSDDISEGATSYVAGFPRPSAAISISIYNFVEGRVTANASKALRDGYALVYNNDTLPGMSGGPVLNDKGELVGIHGRGDTAENYQISDKNPDIIIKTGFNLGIPINTFLRTLPKAEVGTRVGALTQPTSKEPKADDFYIQGGDKYKKGDYPGAIEAYNQAIRLNPQYSYAFNDRGNARYYLGDKQGALKDYNQALKINPEYAFAYYNRGNILYDFDDKRGALADYNQALKLNPNYSSAYNNRGNAHYALGDKQRALADYNLAIKVDPGNAEAYYNRANTRASLGDKQGAITDYNQAIKINPNYVFAYNNRGNTRYDLGDYQGAIADYSQAVKINPNHSSAYNGRGNSRYYLGDKQGAIADYTLALKTSPNNAEAYYNRGNARSDLKDLQAAIADYNQAIKLNANYSAAYNGRGNAFYYLGEKQKALADYSQAIKSNTNNSEAYYNRGNVYFDLGNKQGAIADYTQAIKINPNYAYAYNNRGNAKYDINDLQGALTDYNQALKIIPNYVFAYYNRGNVYRNLGDLEGAIADYNKAINIDANYAQAYHNRGLARYDLGEQQAGISDLETAANLYKMQGNTAAYQQVLELIRKRQR, encoded by the coding sequence ATGAAATTTAATTATTTATTAACACCCGCACTGATTGGCGTTGCAGTTGCTATTGTGCAACCGCAAATGGCAGTAGCCCTTTCTTCAACAGAAGTCAGCAAAATTGCTAAAGCGATGACGGTGCTGATTGAAAATCAAAATGGTTCTGGTTCTGGGGTAATTATTCGCCGCGAGGGTGATACTTACACGGTATTAACAGCTAAACACGTCCTCGAAAATCCAGATAAATATGCAGTTGTCACTCCTGATGATAGCCGTTATGAATTAAAGTACGACACGGTGAAAAAGATGCCAGGAGTAGATTTAGCTATTGGGCAGTTTACCAGCAGCAAAACTTATCCTGTAGCGAAATTAGGTAACTCTGATGACATTAGTGAAGGTGCAACATCTTATGTGGCGGGGTTTCCTCGACCAAGTGCGGCTATTTCTATCTCAATTTACAATTTTGTAGAAGGGCGGGTTACGGCTAACGCTTCTAAAGCCCTGCGCGATGGTTATGCTTTAGTTTACAATAACGACACGCTGCCGGGGATGAGTGGCGGCCCGGTGCTGAATGACAAAGGTGAGTTAGTGGGGATTCACGGTAGAGGTGATACCGCCGAAAATTATCAAATTTCTGATAAAAATCCCGATATAATTATCAAAACTGGCTTTAATTTGGGTATTCCGATTAATACTTTTCTGCGAACTTTACCAAAAGCTGAGGTAGGTACAAGAGTCGGCGCGTTGACACAACCAACTTCTAAAGAACCAAAGGCAGATGATTTTTACATTCAAGGCGGAGATAAGTATAAAAAAGGTGATTATCCAGGAGCAATAGAAGCTTACAATCAAGCTATTCGCCTGAATCCTCAGTATTCTTATGCTTTCAATGATAGGGGAAATGCGCGTTATTATTTGGGTGATAAGCAAGGCGCTCTGAAAGATTACAACCAAGCTTTAAAAATTAATCCTGAATATGCTTTTGCTTACTATAATCGTGGCAATATTCTGTATGATTTTGATGATAAGCGGGGGGCGCTGGCTGATTATAACCAAGCTTTGAAATTAAATCCTAATTATTCTTCTGCTTATAATAATCGTGGTAATGCTCACTATGCTTTGGGCGATAAGCAAAGGGCATTGGCTGATTATAATCTAGCGATTAAAGTTGATCCAGGTAATGCAGAAGCTTATTATAATCGGGCAAATACTCGCGCTAGTTTAGGTGATAAGCAAGGGGCAATAACTGATTATAATCAAGCGATTAAGATTAACCCTAACTATGTTTTTGCTTATAATAACCGTGGTAATACCCGCTATGATTTAGGTGATTATCAAGGAGCGATCGCAGATTATTCTCAAGCTGTGAAAATCAATCCTAATCATTCTTCGGCTTACAACGGTAGGGGCAATTCTCGTTATTATTTAGGTGATAAACAAGGGGCGATCGCAGATTACACTTTAGCTTTAAAAACTAGTCCGAATAATGCCGAAGCTTATTATAATCGCGGTAATGCTCGCTCTGATTTGAAAGATTTACAAGCAGCGATCGCAGATTATAACCAAGCAATTAAACTCAATGCTAATTATTCGGCTGCTTACAACGGTAGAGGTAACGCCTTTTATTATTTAGGTGAAAAGCAAAAGGCACTTGCAGATTATAGCCAAGCCATCAAGAGCAATACTAATAATTCTGAAGCTTATTATAATCGCGGTAATGTTTACTTTGATTTAGGCAATAAGCAAGGCGCGATCGCAGACTATACCCAAGCAATTAAAATTAATCCGAATTATGCTTACGCCTATAATAATCGCGGTAATGCAAAGTATGATATCAATGATTTGCAAGGAGCCTTGACCGATTACAATCAAGCTTTGAAAATTATCCCTAATTATGTCTTTGCTTACTATAACCGTGGCAATGTTTACAGAAACTTGGGAGACTTAGAAGGTGCGATCGCTGATTATAATAAAGCGATTAACATTGATGCTAACTATGCCCAAGCCTACCATAACCGAGGTTTAGCTCGGTATGATTTAGGCGAACAACAAGCAGGTATCAGTGATTTGGAAACGGCAGCTAATTTGTATAAAATGCAAGGAAACACAGCCGCTTATCAGCAAGTATTAGAACTAATTAGAAAACGTCAGCGTTAG
- a CDS encoding rhodanese-like domain-containing protein has translation MDSWDLYVALNQGQAITVVDGRSAAAFAEEHIPGALNLPHKEICFNSTEMLDKSRLYVCYCDGIGCNASTKTALKLLTLGFEVRELIGGLDWWKRDGYATEGKKTQLGITINCGC, from the coding sequence ATGGATTCATGGGATCTATACGTTGCTCTCAATCAAGGACAGGCGATAACTGTTGTTGATGGCCGTTCAGCAGCAGCTTTTGCTGAAGAACATATTCCAGGCGCATTGAACCTACCACACAAAGAAATCTGTTTCAACTCAACTGAGATGCTGGATAAGTCACGACTTTATGTTTGCTATTGCGACGGTATTGGCTGTAATGCTTCGACTAAAACAGCACTCAAATTATTGACTTTGGGTTTTGAAGTCCGGGAACTGATTGGTGGTCTTGATTGGTGGAAACGTGATGGCTACGCCACTGAAGGCAAGAAAACCCAGCTTGGTATTACGATAAATTGTGGCTGCTAA